The Pseudomonas sp. G2-4 genome window below encodes:
- a CDS encoding glycine betaine ABC transporter substrate-binding protein yields the protein MKKLSLILGCVLLFAGFTQAAEQPLIRLGARVFTEQTLLAEITAQYLRSKGYDAQITGGLGSNLARSAHETGQLDLLWEYTGVSLVAYNHVTEKLDSAQSYARVKELDAKKGLVWLTPSKFSNTYALALPEKVAKKYPQIKTISQLNTVLQAEANTNHLVALDTEFANRSDGLAGMVEQYGMNLTRQNIRQMDAGLVYTALRNGQVFAGLVYTTDGRLNAFKLKLLEDDKHYFPDYTAAPVVRQAFLDAHPQLAEQLKPLAELFDDATMRQLNARVDVNHESPSTVAADFLRQHSLLSTQ from the coding sequence ATGAAGAAGTTGAGCTTGATACTGGGCTGCGTCCTGCTATTCGCAGGATTCACCCAAGCCGCTGAACAACCGCTGATCCGTCTTGGCGCCCGGGTGTTCACCGAGCAGACACTGCTGGCGGAAATCACCGCCCAATACCTGCGCAGCAAGGGCTACGACGCGCAGATCACCGGTGGCCTGGGCAGCAACCTGGCCCGTAGCGCCCATGAAACCGGACAATTGGACCTGCTGTGGGAATACACCGGGGTGTCGCTGGTGGCCTACAACCATGTCACGGAGAAACTCGACAGCGCCCAGTCCTACGCCCGGGTGAAAGAGCTCGACGCGAAAAAAGGCCTGGTCTGGCTGACGCCGTCGAAATTCAGCAACACTTACGCCTTGGCGCTACCGGAAAAAGTCGCGAAGAAATACCCGCAGATCAAGACCATCAGCCAGCTGAACACGGTGCTCCAGGCCGAAGCCAATACCAATCACCTGGTGGCCCTGGACACCGAGTTCGCCAACCGCTCCGACGGCCTGGCGGGCATGGTCGAGCAGTACGGCATGAACTTGACCCGCCAGAACATCCGGCAGATGGATGCCGGCCTGGTCTACACCGCCCTGCGCAACGGCCAGGTGTTCGCGGGCCTGGTGTACACCACCGACGGCCGGCTGAACGCGTTCAAGCTGAAGTTGCTGGAAGACGACAAACATTACTTCCCCGACTACACCGCGGCGCCCGTGGTGCGCCAGGCGTTCCTCGACGCGCATCCGCAATTGGCCGAGCAGCTAAAGCCCTTGGCCGAGCTGTTCGATGACGCAACCATGCGCCAGCTCAACGCCCGCGTGGACGTCAATCATGAAAGCCCTTCCACCGTTGCCGCCGACTTCCTGCGCCAGCATTCCCTGCTCTCAACCCAATGA
- a CDS encoding ABC transporter permease has translation MAIRYGKGLIGGAVVVALLALLVHWIGIDTIQRYRDDLLFYLQAHLMLVLASMLAALLVGIPAGIALSRPGMVGRAERFMQVFNIGNTVPPLAVLAIALGILGIGSGPAIFALFLASLLPIVRNTYEGLKNVQGSLKEAAVGIGMTPRQVLWKVELPNAVPIIIGGVRVALAINVGTAPLAFLIGANSLGSLIFPGIALNNQPQLLLGAACTALLALLLDGLVTLASRLWLERGLRPS, from the coding sequence GTGGCTATCCGCTATGGCAAAGGGCTTATCGGAGGTGCGGTCGTCGTCGCCCTCCTGGCCCTGTTGGTCCACTGGATCGGCATCGATACCATCCAGCGTTACCGTGACGATTTACTGTTTTACCTGCAAGCGCACCTGATGCTTGTATTGGCCTCCATGCTCGCGGCCCTGCTCGTGGGTATCCCGGCAGGCATCGCCCTCAGCCGTCCCGGCATGGTCGGGCGCGCCGAACGCTTCATGCAAGTGTTCAACATCGGCAATACCGTGCCGCCCCTGGCCGTACTGGCCATCGCCCTGGGTATCCTGGGCATTGGCAGCGGGCCGGCCATCTTCGCCCTGTTCCTCGCCTCGCTGCTGCCTATCGTGCGCAACACTTACGAAGGTCTGAAAAACGTCCAGGGTTCCCTCAAGGAAGCCGCCGTTGGCATTGGCATGACGCCGCGCCAGGTGCTGTGGAAAGTCGAGTTGCCCAACGCCGTGCCCATCATCATCGGTGGTGTGCGGGTGGCGCTGGCGATCAACGTCGGCACCGCTCCCCTGGCGTTCCTGATCGGTGCCAATAGCCTCGGCAGCTTGATCTTCCCCGGCATTGCCCTGAACAACCAGCCGCAGCTATTGCTTGGTGCGGCCTGCACCGCGCTGCTGGCATTGCTGCTCGACGGTTTGGTGACACTGGCCAGCCGCCTCTGGCTGGAACGCGGTCTGCGACCGTCATAA
- a CDS encoding peptide chain release factor 3: protein MTKQAAEVAKRRTFAIISHPDAGKTTITEKLLLMGKAIAIAGTVKSRKSDRHATSDWMEMEKQRGISITTSVMQFPYRDHMINLLDTPGHEDFSEDTYRTLTAVDSALMVLDGGKGVEPRTIALMDVCRLRDTPIVSFINKLDRDIRDPIELLDEIEAVLKIKAAPITWPIGCYRDFKGVYHLADDYIIVYTAGHGHERTEVKIIEKLDSDEARAHLGDEYDRFVEQLELVQGACHEFNQQEFLDGQLTPVFFGTALGNFGVDHVLDAVVNWAPRPLARVANERTVEPVEEKFAGFVFKIQANMDPKHRDRIAFMRICSGKYEKGMKMRHVRTGKDVRIGDALTFFSSEREQLEEAFAGDIIGLHNHGTIQIGDTFTEGEALSFTGIPHFAPELFRRVRLKDPLKSKQLRQGLQQLAEEGATQVFFPTRSNDIILGAVGVLQFDVVASRLKEEYKVECSYEPITVYSARWVECGDKKKLEEFSNKAVENLALDGGGHLTYLAPTRVNLALMEERWPDVKFRATREHH from the coding sequence ATGACCAAACAGGCCGCCGAAGTCGCGAAACGCCGCACTTTCGCCATTATTTCCCACCCCGATGCCGGTAAGACCACCATCACCGAAAAGCTCTTGCTGATGGGCAAGGCGATCGCGATTGCCGGCACGGTGAAATCTCGCAAGTCCGACCGCCATGCCACCTCCGACTGGATGGAAATGGAAAAACAACGGGGTATCTCCATTACCACGTCGGTCATGCAGTTCCCGTATCGCGATCACATGATCAACCTGCTCGACACCCCGGGCCACGAAGACTTCTCCGAAGACACCTACCGCACCCTGACGGCGGTGGATTCGGCACTGATGGTTCTCGACGGCGGTAAAGGCGTCGAGCCACGGACCATCGCGCTGATGGACGTCTGCCGTCTGCGGGACACGCCGATTGTCAGTTTCATCAACAAACTCGACCGTGACATCCGTGACCCGATCGAACTGCTCGACGAGATCGAAGCGGTCCTGAAGATCAAGGCGGCGCCGATCACCTGGCCGATTGGCTGCTACCGCGACTTCAAAGGCGTGTACCACCTGGCCGACGACTACATCATCGTCTACACCGCCGGTCACGGGCATGAGCGTACCGAAGTCAAAATCATCGAGAAGCTCGACTCCGATGAGGCTCGCGCGCACTTGGGCGACGAGTACGACCGTTTCGTCGAGCAGCTGGAGCTGGTGCAGGGCGCCTGCCACGAGTTCAACCAGCAGGAGTTCCTCGATGGTCAACTGACCCCGGTGTTCTTCGGTACCGCGTTGGGCAACTTTGGCGTGGACCACGTGCTCGACGCCGTGGTCAATTGGGCCCCGCGCCCGCTGGCCCGCGTCGCCAACGAGCGCACCGTGGAACCGGTCGAAGAGAAATTCGCCGGCTTCGTGTTCAAGATCCAAGCGAACATGGACCCCAAGCACCGCGACCGCATCGCCTTCATGCGCATCTGCTCCGGCAAATACGAAAAAGGCATGAAGATGCGCCACGTGCGCACCGGCAAGGACGTGCGCATCGGCGACGCCCTGACCTTCTTCTCCTCGGAACGCGAGCAACTGGAAGAGGCCTTCGCCGGTGACATCATCGGCCTGCACAACCACGGCACGATCCAGATCGGCGACACCTTCACCGAAGGCGAAGCCCTGAGTTTCACCGGCATCCCGCACTTCGCCCCGGAACTGTTCCGCCGCGTACGCCTGAAGGACCCGCTCAAGTCCAAGCAACTGCGCCAGGGTCTCCAGCAACTGGCCGAAGAAGGCGCCACCCAGGTGTTCTTCCCCACCCGCAGCAACGACATCATCCTCGGTGCGGTCGGTGTGCTGCAGTTCGACGTCGTCGCCAGCCGCTTGAAAGAGGAATACAAGGTCGAGTGCTCCTACGAGCCGATCACCGTGTACTCCGCCCGTTGGGTTGAATGCGGCGACAAGAAGAAACTCGAGGAATTCTCCAACAAGGCCGTGGAAAACCTCGCCTTGGACGGCGGCGGCCACCTGACTTATCTGGCCCCGACCCGGGTCAACCTGGCGCTGATGGAAGAGCGCTGGCCGGATGTGAAATTCCGCGCGACGCGTGAGCATCATTAA
- a CDS encoding peptide ABC transporter ATP-binding protein, translated as MAVVLTARDLTRHYEVSRGMFKGHANVRALNGVSFELEAGKTLAVVGESGCGKSTLARALTLIEEPSSGSLKIAGQEVTGANKAERKQLRKDVQMVFQSPYASLNPRQKVGDQLAEPLLINTNLSATERREKVQAMMKQVGLRPEHYQRYPHMFSGGQRQRIALARAMMLQPKVLVADEPTSALDVSIQAQVLNLFMDLQQEFNTAYVFISHNLAVVQHVADDVMVMYLGRPVEMGPNENIYSRPLHPYTQALLSATPTIHPDPNKPKIKIVGELPNPLNPPSGCAFHKRCPYATERCTTEEPALRLLDNRQVACHYAERFLDGAA; from the coding sequence ATGGCCGTCGTACTTACCGCCCGTGACCTGACCCGTCACTACGAAGTGTCCCGTGGCATGTTCAAGGGCCATGCGAACGTGCGCGCGCTCAATGGCGTGTCGTTCGAACTGGAAGCCGGCAAGACCCTGGCCGTGGTGGGTGAATCCGGCTGCGGAAAATCCACCCTCGCCCGGGCCCTGACGCTGATCGAAGAGCCGTCCTCCGGCTCCTTGAAAATCGCCGGCCAGGAAGTGACCGGCGCCAACAAGGCCGAACGCAAGCAATTGCGCAAAGATGTGCAGATGGTGTTCCAGAGCCCGTACGCGTCCCTCAACCCACGGCAGAAAGTCGGTGATCAACTGGCCGAGCCGTTGTTGATCAATACCAACCTGTCGGCCACCGAGCGGCGGGAAAAAGTCCAGGCGATGATGAAGCAAGTGGGCTTGCGCCCCGAGCATTACCAGCGCTACCCGCACATGTTCTCCGGCGGCCAGCGCCAGCGCATCGCCCTGGCCCGCGCCATGATGCTGCAACCCAAAGTGCTGGTGGCGGACGAACCGACCTCGGCGCTGGACGTGTCGATCCAGGCCCAGGTGCTGAACCTGTTCATGGACTTGCAGCAGGAGTTCAACACCGCCTACGTGTTCATTTCCCACAACCTGGCGGTGGTGCAGCACGTGGCCGACGACGTGATGGTGATGTACCTCGGTCGCCCGGTGGAAATGGGCCCCAACGAGAACATCTACAGCCGCCCGCTGCACCCGTACACCCAGGCGCTGCTGTCGGCCACCCCGACCATCCACCCGGACCCGAACAAGCCGAAAATCAAGATCGTCGGCGAACTGCCCAACCCGCTCAACCCACCGTCCGGCTGCGCCTTCCACAAGCGCTGCCCGTACGCCACCGAGCGCTGCACAACGGAAGAACCGGCCCTGCGGTTGCTGGATAACCGTCAGGTGGCGTGTCACTACGCCGAGCGGTTCCTCGACGGCGCGGCGTAA
- a CDS encoding ABC transporter ATP-binding protein: protein MSLLEIKNLNVRFGDATAVPVVDGLDLTVDKGEVLAIVGESGSGKSVTMMALMGLIEHPGIVTADALNFDGKNMLKLSNRQRRQIVGKDLAMVFQDPMTALNPSYTVGFQIEEVLRLHLKMSSKAARKRAIELLEKVEIPGAASRMDAYPHQLSGGMSQRVAIAMAIAGEPKLLIADEPTTALDVTIQAQIMDLLLALQKEQNMGLVLITHDLAVVAETAQRVCVMYAGQAVEVGKVPELFDIPAHPYSEALLAAIPEHSMGAERLATLPGIVPGRYDRPQGCLLSPRCPYVQDNCRQQRPALDPKAASLARCFYPLNQEVA, encoded by the coding sequence ATGTCACTGCTAGAAATCAAGAATCTCAACGTTCGCTTCGGCGACGCCACCGCCGTTCCGGTGGTCGACGGTCTGGACCTGACCGTGGACAAAGGCGAAGTCCTGGCCATCGTTGGCGAATCGGGCTCGGGTAAATCCGTGACCATGATGGCGCTGATGGGTCTGATCGAGCACCCCGGCATCGTCACCGCCGACGCGCTGAACTTCGACGGCAAGAACATGCTCAAGCTGAGCAACCGCCAGCGCCGGCAGATCGTCGGCAAGGACCTGGCGATGGTGTTCCAGGACCCGATGACCGCACTCAACCCCAGCTACACCGTGGGTTTCCAGATCGAAGAAGTGCTGCGCCTGCATCTGAAAATGTCCAGCAAGGCAGCCCGCAAGCGCGCCATCGAACTGCTGGAAAAAGTCGAGATCCCCGGCGCCGCCAGCCGCATGGACGCCTACCCTCATCAGCTGTCCGGCGGTATGAGCCAGCGGGTGGCAATTGCCATGGCCATTGCCGGCGAGCCGAAACTATTGATTGCCGACGAACCGACCACCGCCCTGGACGTGACCATCCAGGCCCAGATCATGGACCTGCTGCTGGCCCTGCAAAAAGAGCAGAACATGGGCCTGGTGCTGATCACCCACGACCTGGCCGTGGTGGCCGAAACCGCCCAGCGCGTGTGCGTGATGTACGCCGGCCAAGCGGTGGAAGTGGGCAAGGTGCCTGAGCTGTTCGACATCCCGGCCCACCCCTACAGCGAAGCACTGCTGGCGGCGATTCCGGAACACAGCATGGGCGCCGAGCGCCTGGCGACGCTGCCGGGCATCGTTCCCGGCCGCTACGACCGTCCGCAGGGCTGCCTGCTGTCGCCGCGCTGCCCGTACGTGCAGGATAACTGCCGCCAGCAACGCCCCGCCCTTGACCCGAAAGCCGCCAGCCTCGCCCGCTGCTTCTACCCGTTGAACCAGGAGGTGGCGTGA
- a CDS encoding ABC transporter permease subunit, translated as MSTPTTAVAVDQSLLYPSPYKEFWHAFSRNKGAVAGLLFMIVVVFCALFAPWVAPHDPSEQYRDFLLTPPAWLEGGQIQFLLGTDELGRDLLSRLIQGSRLSLLIGLSSVVMSLIPGILLGLFAGFFPRILGPTIMRLMDIMLALPSLLLAVAIVAILGPGLINTVIAIAIVSLPSYVRLTRAAVMGELNRDYVTAARLAGAGLPRLMFITVLPNCMAPLIVQATLSFSSAILDAAALGFLGLGVQPPTPEWGTMLASARDYIERAWWVVSLPGLTILLSVLAINLMGDGLRDALDPKLKNAA; from the coding sequence ATGAGTACTCCAACTACCGCGGTAGCAGTCGATCAAAGCCTGCTGTACCCGTCCCCGTACAAAGAATTCTGGCACGCGTTTTCCCGCAACAAGGGCGCCGTGGCCGGGCTGCTGTTCATGATTGTGGTGGTGTTCTGCGCCCTCTTCGCGCCCTGGGTCGCGCCCCATGACCCGAGCGAGCAGTACCGCGACTTCCTGCTGACGCCGCCGGCCTGGCTCGAAGGCGGGCAGATCCAGTTCCTGCTGGGCACCGATGAGCTGGGTCGTGATTTGCTCTCGCGCCTGATCCAGGGTTCGCGCCTGTCGCTGCTGATCGGTTTGTCGTCGGTGGTGATGTCGCTGATCCCGGGCATCCTGCTGGGGCTGTTCGCCGGGTTCTTCCCGCGCATCCTCGGGCCGACCATCATGCGCCTGATGGACATCATGCTGGCCCTGCCCTCGCTGCTGCTGGCCGTGGCGATCGTCGCCATCCTCGGCCCTGGCCTGATCAACACCGTGATCGCCATCGCCATCGTCTCGCTGCCGTCCTACGTGCGCCTGACCCGCGCCGCCGTGATGGGCGAACTGAACCGCGACTACGTGACCGCCGCCCGCCTGGCCGGTGCCGGCCTGCCGCGCCTGATGTTCATCACCGTGCTGCCCAACTGCATGGCGCCGCTGATCGTACAGGCCACCCTGAGCTTTTCCTCGGCGATCCTCGACGCTGCCGCCCTGGGCTTCCTCGGCCTCGGCGTACAGCCGCCAACCCCGGAGTGGGGCACCATGCTGGCCTCGGCCCGCGACTACATCGAACGCGCCTGGTGGGTGGTGAGCCTGCCCGGTTTGACCATTTTGCTCAGCGTGCTGGCAATCAACCTGATGGGCGACGGTCTGCGCGATGCGCTGGACCCGAAACTCAAGAACGCCGCCTGA
- a CDS encoding ABC transporter permease subunit has protein sequence MFSFIARRLGLLIPTFFGITLLTFALIRMIPGDPVEVMMGERRVDPEMHAQAMERLGLNKPLYAQYLDYIGKLAQGDLGESLRTRESVWTEFSSLFPATLELSMAALLFAGILGLLAGVIAALKRGSLFDHGVMGISLAGYSMPIFWWGLILIMFFSVSLGWTPVSGRIDLLYDIEPRTGFMLIDTLLADEPGAFLDALHHLILPAIVLGTIPLAVIARMTRSSMLEVLREDYIRTARAKGLSPSRVVFVHGLRNALIPVLTVVGLQVGTLLAGAVLTETIFSWPGIGKWLIEAIGARDYPVVQNGILLIACLVILVNFVVDVLYGFANPRIRHQR, from the coding sequence ATGTTTAGTTTTATTGCCCGCCGACTGGGATTATTGATCCCCACGTTCTTCGGCATCACCTTGCTGACCTTCGCGTTGATTCGCATGATCCCCGGCGACCCCGTGGAAGTGATGATGGGCGAACGTCGGGTCGATCCCGAAATGCATGCTCAGGCAATGGAACGCCTTGGCCTCAATAAACCGCTGTATGCCCAGTACCTGGACTACATCGGCAAACTGGCCCAGGGCGATCTCGGCGAATCGCTGCGCACCCGTGAAAGCGTATGGACCGAGTTCAGCTCTCTGTTTCCCGCGACCCTGGAGTTGTCCATGGCCGCCCTGTTGTTCGCCGGTATCCTGGGCCTGCTGGCCGGGGTGATCGCGGCACTCAAGCGAGGGTCCCTGTTCGACCATGGGGTAATGGGCATCTCCCTGGCGGGTTACTCGATGCCGATCTTCTGGTGGGGCCTGATCCTGATCATGTTCTTCTCGGTGTCCCTGGGCTGGACCCCGGTATCCGGGCGGATCGACCTGCTCTACGACATCGAGCCGCGGACCGGCTTCATGCTGATCGACACCCTGCTGGCCGATGAGCCAGGCGCCTTCCTCGATGCCCTGCACCACCTGATCCTGCCGGCCATCGTGCTGGGCACCATTCCACTGGCGGTGATCGCCCGCATGACCCGTTCTTCGATGCTGGAAGTGTTGCGTGAAGACTACATCCGCACCGCCCGCGCCAAAGGCCTGTCGCCGTCGCGCGTGGTGTTCGTGCATGGCCTGCGCAACGCGCTGATCCCGGTGCTGACCGTGGTCGGCCTGCAAGTCGGCACCCTGCTGGCCGGTGCGGTCCTGACCGAAACTATCTTCTCCTGGCCGGGCATCGGCAAGTGGCTGATCGAAGCCATTGGCGCCCGGGACTATCCCGTGGTGCAGAACGGCATCCTGTTAATCGCCTGCCTGGTGATTCTGGTCAACTTCGTCGTGGACGTGCTCTACGGCTTTGCCAACCCACGCATCCGTCACCAGCGCTGA
- a CDS encoding ABC transporter substrate-binding protein, with translation MNMNPLRAAIAAALLSVAVGATAKPLVVCTEASPEGFDMVQYTTAVTADAVAETIFNRLADFKPGTTEVIPALAESWDISDDGLTYTFHLRKGVKFHTTEYFKPTRDMNADDVVWSFQRQLDPNHPWHKLSSVGFPYFESMGFKELLKSVEKVDEHTVKFSLTRREAPFLADIAMAFSSIYPAEYADQLLKANKAGDLNSKPVGTGPFVFQRYNKDAQVRFKANPDYFRGKPPAEALILAIATDNNVRMQKLKTNECQIALYPKPDDIPSIKKDPNLKVAELDAMTVSYTALNTSHKYMSDVRVRKAIDLAFDKEAYVNALFGKGNATVAVNPYPPTLLGFNHELKNPPRNLDKARELLKDAGVPEGTVFTLFTRNGGGPTNPNPMLGAQMMQADLAKVGIKVDIRVMEWGEMLKRAKNGEHDMVSAGWAGDNGDPDNFLTPMLSCEAAKNGENYARWCNEKFQALIDQARATVNPEERIKLYEQAQVIFNQDQPWISMAHTRMFTAMRNNVEGYVISPLTTNNFATTQVK, from the coding sequence ATGAACATGAATCCCCTACGCGCCGCCATCGCCGCTGCGCTGCTGAGTGTCGCCGTTGGCGCCACCGCCAAACCCCTGGTGGTTTGCACAGAAGCCAGCCCGGAAGGCTTCGACATGGTCCAGTACACGACTGCAGTCACCGCCGACGCCGTGGCAGAAACCATTTTCAACCGCCTGGCCGACTTCAAGCCCGGCACCACCGAAGTGATTCCGGCCCTGGCCGAATCCTGGGACATCAGTGACGATGGCCTGACGTACACCTTCCACCTGCGCAAAGGCGTCAAGTTCCACACCACCGAATACTTCAAGCCGACCCGCGACATGAATGCCGACGACGTGGTCTGGAGTTTCCAGCGCCAGTTGGACCCGAACCACCCGTGGCACAAACTGTCGAGCGTGGGCTTCCCCTACTTTGAAAGCATGGGCTTCAAAGAGCTGCTCAAAAGCGTCGAGAAAGTCGACGAACACACGGTCAAGTTCAGCCTGACCCGCCGCGAAGCGCCGTTCCTGGCCGACATCGCCATGGCCTTCTCCTCGATCTACCCGGCCGAATACGCCGACCAGTTGCTCAAGGCCAACAAAGCCGGCGACCTCAACAGCAAGCCGGTCGGCACCGGGCCGTTTGTCTTCCAGCGCTACAACAAGGACGCCCAGGTTCGCTTCAAGGCCAACCCGGACTACTTCCGTGGCAAGCCGCCGGCCGAGGCGCTGATTCTCGCCATCGCCACCGACAACAACGTGCGCATGCAGAAGCTCAAGACCAACGAGTGCCAGATCGCGCTGTACCCCAAGCCCGACGACATTCCGAGCATCAAGAAAGACCCGAACCTGAAAGTCGCTGAACTGGACGCGATGACCGTCTCCTACACCGCCCTGAACACCAGCCACAAATACATGAGCGACGTGCGGGTGCGCAAAGCCATCGACCTGGCCTTCGACAAGGAGGCCTATGTCAACGCGCTGTTCGGTAAAGGCAACGCCACCGTGGCGGTCAACCCGTACCCGCCGACCCTGCTGGGCTTCAACCACGAGCTGAAGAACCCACCCCGTAACCTGGACAAGGCCCGCGAGCTGCTCAAGGACGCAGGTGTACCGGAAGGCACCGTGTTCACCCTGTTCACCCGCAACGGCGGCGGCCCGACCAACCCTAATCCGATGCTCGGCGCGCAGATGATGCAGGCGGACCTGGCGAAGGTCGGGATCAAGGTCGACATCCGCGTGATGGAATGGGGCGAAATGCTCAAGCGCGCGAAAAACGGCGAGCACGACATGGTCTCCGCCGGATGGGCGGGCGACAACGGCGACCCGGATAACTTCCTGACGCCTATGCTCAGTTGCGAAGCGGCCAAGAACGGCGAAAACTACGCGCGCTGGTGCAACGAGAAATTCCAGGCGCTGATCGACCAGGCCCGCGCCACAGTGAACCCTGAGGAGCGTATCAAGCTCTATGAGCAAGCCCAGGTGATTTTCAACCAGGACCAACCGTGGATCAGCATGGCCCACACCCGCATGTTCACGGCAATGCGCAACAACGTAGAGGGTTATGTGATTAGCCCGCTCACCACAAACAACTTCGCCACCACCCAGGTGAAGTAG
- a CDS encoding OprD family porin, whose product MKLSSTAILALAISSVTATAYAESQSQAFNPVTVKTTSAQSEATGFVEGQSVSGSTRNWYSNELRRRGSAFSYTRDGVTHSDSRRTNWVQGTILNYTSGFTQGTVGFSTEVAAYNAIALLGDHDDIMGGSNRTLAHSDGDAVDQWSKLGLANVKARVSNTTLTAGRQNFSSPMVDVIGNRALPSSFQGVSLHSEELENLAFDVATFDRNSPRTEQSLTKFRSEYGSSSAEADHVNTAGITYQPFASLTTSLWGTQAEDLWNQYYFGASHVLGDSSVLSLTTGLNYYRTVDSGKSKLGDIDNNTYSLSFGLTHQAHSLTFSYQEVDGNEYFDYLHETNGIYLANSLLSDFNGPNEKSFQIAYGLNMAEYGVPGLKFNIYQARGWGIDGTHYNSTGYTDVRAMDGEHHYEYGIGASYAVQSGPLKATAVRATYTTHRASENQADGNLNEFRLVTTIPFNIL is encoded by the coding sequence ATGAAACTGAGCAGCACCGCAATACTGGCCTTGGCCATCAGCAGCGTTACCGCAACGGCGTATGCAGAATCGCAGAGCCAGGCGTTCAATCCAGTGACCGTCAAGACCACCAGCGCTCAATCCGAAGCCACCGGTTTCGTAGAAGGCCAATCGGTCAGTGGCAGCACTCGCAACTGGTATTCCAACGAGTTGCGACGCCGCGGCAGCGCCTTCAGCTACACGCGCGACGGCGTTACGCATAGCGATTCGCGCCGGACCAACTGGGTTCAGGGCACCATCCTGAACTACACCTCCGGCTTCACCCAAGGCACCGTTGGCTTCAGCACCGAAGTCGCGGCCTATAACGCGATCGCGTTGCTCGGTGATCACGATGACATCATGGGCGGTTCCAACCGTACCCTGGCGCACTCTGACGGCGACGCTGTCGACCAGTGGAGCAAACTGGGCCTGGCGAACGTCAAGGCGCGCGTTTCCAACACCACCCTGACCGCCGGTCGTCAAAACTTCAGCAGCCCGATGGTCGACGTCATCGGTAACCGCGCCCTGCCTTCGAGCTTCCAGGGCGTGAGCCTGCACAGTGAAGAACTCGAAAACCTGGCATTCGACGTCGCGACCTTCGACCGCAACTCTCCCCGTACCGAGCAAAGCCTCACCAAGTTCCGCTCCGAATACGGCAGCTCCTCGGCCGAAGCTGATCATGTGAACACCGCCGGTATCACCTACCAGCCGTTCGCCAGCCTCACCACCAGTCTGTGGGGCACCCAGGCCGAAGACCTGTGGAACCAATACTACTTCGGCGCCAGCCACGTATTGGGCGACAGCTCGGTGCTGAGCCTGACCACCGGCCTGAATTACTACAGGACTGTGGATTCGGGCAAAAGCAAGCTGGGTGATATCGACAACAACACCTACTCCCTGTCGTTTGGTCTGACTCACCAGGCCCACAGCCTGACGTTCTCGTACCAGGAAGTGGACGGTAACGAGTACTTCGACTACCTGCACGAAACCAACGGCATCTACCTGGCCAACTCCCTGCTGTCGGACTTCAACGGCCCGAACGAGAAATCCTTCCAGATCGCCTATGGCCTGAATATGGCTGAATACGGCGTGCCAGGCCTGAAATTCAACATCTATCAGGCTCGCGGCTGGGGCATCGACGGTACGCATTACAACAGCACCGGCTATACCGATGTGAGAGCCATGGACGGTGAACATCACTACGAATACGGCATCGGTGCCTCTTACGCCGTACAAAGCGGCCCGCTGAAAGCCACCGCGGTACGCGCGACCTACACCACGCACCGCGCCAGCGAAAACCAGGCTGATGGCAATCTCAACGAGTTCCGCCTGGTCACCACCATCCCGTTCAACATTCTCTAA